From Camarhynchus parvulus unplaced genomic scaffold, STF_HiC, whole genome shotgun sequence, the proteins below share one genomic window:
- the LOC115916399 gene encoding LOW QUALITY PROTEIN: testis-specific Y-encoded-like protein 4 (The sequence of the model RefSeq protein was modified relative to this genomic sequence to represent the inferred CDS: inserted 1 base in 1 codon) has product MSGAGAGTERPSPAKLRRLDEPTGTDPAAAAVNRGEETERSPTPAGGRGEGHSARARGDGSGHARGGGGGDERAPPGGCPEMAALTGEGLETPGKVSGEVTASSETTEEAKGELETINGCKGSLENTRNDCSEEEKGDLETTREVKGRMETTREVKEGMETTREVKEGLETTREAVGDLEIAVTHSLEKNEGVLEIPTESEGKPETPSEAQGGLESSRELTGSLGSTNGRRGSLETAVTRCLEQGRRSKGRLESTPRGLGGVESDASPGGEQKSTNRRKAKTPARPRVSVQRNPDTSKEGLEATREDPESVETTVSGHVRWDGEQKGGVELPTEPEEGLGPTAGVGQSRGDAGAPVAEESAVISLDEDEEEEEEERDEGPARYLAALEAVQLELEAVEEEAARAFRRLRARFCLRRRPHLQRRNRLIQHIPGFWVTAFLNHPQLSAMISDRDEDALSYMTSLQVEEFGQSRXGCRIRFFFNVNPYFQNDVFGGGLSVVLLSGHLIIKEELWPNPLQFYLLGEGAEGPPDSESGEDCVVILDDDEDVQEIPDDGDGSGVEEIPTEEPPTPPVGHKDPNRGRI; this is encoded by the exons atgagcggggccggggccgggacAGAACGACCGTCCCCGGCCAAGCTCCGCCGTCTGGATGAGCCCACCGGGACGGAcccagccgccgccgccgttaACCGCGGGGAGGAGACGGAGCGTTCCCCCACCCCCGCCGGAGGTCGTGGTGAGGGCCACAGCGCGCGCGCGCGGGGAGACGGGTCCGGGCATGCGcggggaggaggcggcggggaCGAGCGAGCGCCCCCTGGCGGCTGCCCGGAGATGGCGGCTTTGAccggggaggggctggagacCCCCGGGAAAGTCAGCGGAGAGGTCACGGCCAGCTCGGAGACCACCGAGGAGGCCAAGGGGGAGCTGGAGACCATCAACGGATGCAAAGGGAGCCTGGAGAACACAAGGAATGACtgctcagaggaggaaaaaggggatttggagACCACCAGGGAGGTCAAAGGGAGGATGGAGACCACCAGGGAGGTCAAAGAGGGGATGGAGACCACCAGGGAGGTCAAAGAGGGTTTGGAGACcaccagagaagctgtgggagACCTGGAAATTGCTGTCACACACTCCTTGGAGAAGAACGAGGGTGTCCTGGAGATTCCCACGGAATCCGAGGGAAAGCCGGAGACGCCCAGCGAGGCCCAGGGTggtctggagagcagcagggagctcacCGGGAGCCTTGGCAGCACCAACGGGCGCCGAGGGAGCCTGGAGACGGCCGTCACTCGCTGCTTGGAGCAGGGCAGAAGGAGCAAGGGGCGTTTGGAGAGCACCCCCAGGGGCCTGGGCGGCGTGGAGAGCGATGCTTCTCCTGGTGGCGAGCAGAAAAGCACCAACAGGCGCAAGGCAAAAACCCCTGCGAGGCCCAGGGTGAGCGTACAGAGAAACCCGGACACCAGCAAGGAGGGCTTGGAAGCCACCAGAGAAGACCCAGAAAGCGTGGAAACCACCGTCAGCGGCCACGTGAGGTGGGACGGAGAGCAGAAAGGAGGCGTGGAGCTCCCCACGGAGCCCgaggaggggctgggacccACGGCCGGCGTGGGGCAGAGCCGAGGCGACGCCGGGGCGCCGGTGGCCGAGGAGAGCGCGGTGATCTCGCTGGAtgaggacgaggaggaggaggaggaggagcgggatGAAGGCCCGGCGAGGTACCTGGCGGCTCTGGAGGCCgttcagctggagctggaggccGTGGAGGAGGAGGCGGCTCGAGCTTTCCGCCGCCTCCGCGCCCGCTTCTGCCTCCGCCGCCGGCCGCACCTGCAGCGCCGCAACCGCCTCATCCAGCACATCCCCGGCTTCTGGGTCACTGCT TTCCTGAACCACCCGCAGCTCTCGGCCATGATCAGCGACCGCGACGAGGACGCGCTGAGCTACATGACGAGCCTGCAG GTGGAGGAGTTCGGGCAGAGCC CCGGGTGTCGGATCCGGTTTTTCTTCAACGTCAATCCCTATTTCCAGAACGACgtgtttggggggggtttgtCTGTTGTCCTCCTCTCAGGGCACCTG ATCATCAAGGAGGAGCTTTGGCCCAACCCGCTCCAGTTCTACCTGCTGGGGGAGGGCGCTGAGGGACCCCCGGACAG TGAGAGCGGCGAGGACTGCGTGGTGATCCTGGACGACGATGAGGATGTGCAGGAGATCCCAGATGATGGGGATG gCAGTGGTGTTGAAGAGATCCCAACAGAGGAGCCCCCAACCCCCCCCGTGGGACACAAAGACCCCAACAGGGGCAGAatttaa